A window of Microbispora hainanensis genomic DNA:
GACCCACTCCCAGCCGAGGCTCACGCAGTAGTCGGTGAACCGGCCGGGTCCCAGCTCCACTACCCGCTGGGCGGGCGTGGGCGAGGGCTTCGCCTGCTTCTTCTCCACCGGGGACTCCGCGGGGACCGGCGCGGTCGTCTTCGACCGGCGTACTGTCGGCCGTGCGGTGACCGTACGCGTCGGGACCGGCCGGGTGGTGGCCGGCCTGGCCGTGGACCGGCTCACCCGCGGCGGGTGTGAGGCGGCGGGCGACGCGGATCGCGAGACGGCGACGGGCGACGGAACCGCGAGCGCGGACGGGGACGGGCCGCCGCCGGTGTCCGCCGACGCGGGCGGGGGCGTGCCGACCGCCGCCGCTCGCTCCGTCGCGGAGACGCCAGTCCCGGTGAACGGCAGATGCAGGGACGGCAGCAGCGCGACGGTGGCGGCCACCGTGGCCGCCACCGCCACGGCCACGGCGGCGACGACGGCCCGCACCCGCCCACGACTGTTGCTTCCCGGCACCGTGGCAGGTCCCGTGGCAGGTCCCGTGGCAGGTCCCGTGATCGGCCCGGACTGCGCGTCGCCCGTGGCAGGCGGCATCGGCGTGCCCGGCCCGGCGTGCGCGCCGGGCGCGGGCGGGACACCTGGCGCGCCCGGCGTACCCGGCGCGTACGGCGCACCGCCCCCGGCGGGCGAGACCGGCGTGCCCGATCCGGCCGGCGCGGCGGGTGCCCCCGGAACCCCGGGCGCCACCGGCACGGCCGGGGCGTCGTGGCGTGGGCGGACGAGGCGGTCGACGATCTCCCGCGCCGTCGGCCGCCGTGCCGGGTCCTTGGCGAGACAGGCCGTGAGCAGGTCGCGCAGCGGCGACTCGATCCCCTCCAGGTCGGGCTCCTGGTTGAGGATCCGGTTGATGATGGCGGGGATGGCGTCGGCGCCGAACGGCGGACGGCCCATGGCGGCGAACGCGATCGTGGACGCCCAGGCGAACACGTCGAGGGCGAAGCCGAGCTCGCCCGCCGCGAGCTGCTCGGGCGCCATGTAGGCGGGCGTTCCCACGATCTGGCTGGTCATCGTGCTGGTGTTGGCCAGCGCGCGGGCGATCCCGAAGTCGATGACGCGCGGCCCGTC
This region includes:
- a CDS encoding serine/threonine protein kinase yields the protein MPQPLEPSDPARLGSFRITGRIGEGGQGVVYLGEAESGDLVAVKLFHARLGQDAARTDFTREAELARRVARFCTAQVLESGMDGSRPYIVSEYVDGPPLSQVVAARGPLSGGALERLAIGTATALVALHDAGVVHRDFKPQNVLIGPDGPRVIDFGIARALANTSTMTSQIVGTPAYMAPEQLAAGELGFALDVFAWASTIAFAAMGRPPFGADAIPAIINRILNQEPDLEGIESPLRDLLTACLAKDPARRPTAREIVDRLVRPRHDAPAVPVAPGVPGAPAAPAGSGTPVSPAGGGAPYAPGTPGAPGVPPAPGAHAGPGTPMPPATGDAQSGPITGPATGPATGPATVPGSNSRGRVRAVVAAVAVAVAATVAATVALLPSLHLPFTGTGVSATERAAAVGTPPPASADTGGGPSPSALAVPSPVAVSRSASPAASHPPRVSRSTARPATTRPVPTRTVTARPTVRRSKTTAPVPAESPVEKKQAKPSPTPAQRVVELGPGRFTDYCVSLGWEWVEYRETPTPGAYCVKRKGDTMYLSQSQRDAGCRWRYHDPKAFHRFKGKSNYCYTYR